A genome region from Polypterus senegalus isolate Bchr_013 chromosome 7, ASM1683550v1, whole genome shotgun sequence includes the following:
- the znf608 gene encoding zinc finger protein 608 isoform X3, translating into MKPDGKDTPEPMQIVDPLFTVPAPPPPISSSLPPQILPSYFLPSSTNISAPTEQLLVRTRSMGVNTCEVGVVTEPECLGPCEPGTSVNLEGIVWHETEEGVLVVNVTWRNKTYVGTLLDCTKHDWAPPRFCESPTSDLEMRGGRGRGKRARTVAANPPGMDPSFTEARGLQNKNRGGGNNGKGRRGSLNSGSGRRTPPNCTLEEIKITPASSSKRKNKPPMELDLNSSSEDTKSGKRVRTNSRSTPTTPQGKSEVSFLDQGCSSPVLIDCPHPNCNKKYKHINGLRYHQAHAHLDPENKLEFEQECDDKMSDSEETLGSVVLECTETSFGSVKGPNSPGSLSVTGTPKGKRDLVNSVHSPVINSKNAKNAGKKKGLANDLNNLPVISNMAAALENCAVTDVNAAAEMPKLEAEGMIDKKGVSDKDKSKKANSGKVDKSLSKPKTTRPIAPAPPPPQLIAIPTATFTATTTGTIPGLPSLTTTVVQATPKSPPLKPIQPKPTIMGEPSTVNPALVSLKDKKKKEKRRLKDKEGKETGSPKLDAKLTKMEDPKITGKDLPGHFLKEHLNRSDVLANGLSESQESRMASIKAEADKVYTFTDNAPSPSIGSSSRLECSGLVNGQSSMGPLHVLTQNGGDGTTTKTNSPAYSDISDAADDGGSDSRSEGMRSKTSSPSELASNKESVVKSLPSTPVQASSGKESQSPYYHGYDPYYSPSYVHSGQPNTASVGNGGTPQSNKSKKEGTEEENEKKEKTEVLTLDSKKSEMINSNLQAQHQSVITQRHPALAQSLYYGPYTYGLYMDQKSLMATNTAYRQQYEKYYEDQRLAEQKMSQNNREGERKAEIQQKESSKEDIKQKTVPSATISKAPVTPDSNKNCNSKTGSGQSKIDDGSKAQMLANQQQLQSENFKAKQMENHQLIKEAVEMKSVMDSMKQTGVDPTLRFKQDPESRSWHHYVYQPKYMEPQKPEDLDKRPKDDCTSKTMGKESLNLPVSLNTAKEETKDIKRQDSQSVPLEDTKKSEDRRTPVGGKDSRGARVAVSSPMSQHQSYIQYQHPYPYLQMYDPNHPAYRAVSPVLMHSYPGFHYPIYGKMAGREDVEKANTSPSISTKPASESKALDLLQQHANQYRSKSPMPAEKGPSERERETERERERHSPFARHLHTHHHTHLGMGYPLIPGQYDPYPGLTSAALVASQQVAAQATASGIFPAQRRE; encoded by the exons GTGTCCTTGTGGTGAATGTAACTTGGAGAAACAAGACTTATGTGGGGACGCTGCTGGATTGCACAAAGCATGACTGGGCCCCTCCCAG GTTCTGTGAATCTCCAacaagtgaccttgaaatgcgaGGAGGACGTGGAAGAGGAAAGCGAGCTCGTACGGTAGCTGCCAATCCACCTGGAATGGATCCTAGTTTTACGGAAGCTAGGGGGCTTCAGAATAAGAACCGGGGTGGTGGTAACAATGGCAAAGGAAGGCGTGGGAGTTTGAACTCTGGTAGTGGGAGGAGAACTCCCCCAAACTGCACACTGGAAGAAATCAAGATCACTCCAGCTAGCAGTAGCAAGAGAAAAAACAAGCCACCCATGGAATTGGACCTCAATTCCAGTTCTGAAGATACAAAGTCAGGGAAACGGGTTAGAACAAACTCTAGGAGTACTCCGACTACTCCTCAAGGAAAGTCTGAAGTTTCCTTTTTGGATCAAGGCTGCTCCTCCCCAGTACTTATAGACTGCCCACACCCAAACTGCAACAAAAAATACAAGCACATTAATGGACTAAGATATCATCAGGCCCATGCACACTTGGATCCTGAAAATAAATTGGAATTTGAACAAGAGTGTGATGATAAAATGTCGGACTCTGAGGAAACTCTAGGCAGTGTTGTCCTAGAATGCACAGAGACTAGCTTTGGTTCTGTGAAAGGGCCTAATTCTCCTGGCAGCTTAAGTGTGACTGGAACACCTAAAGGCAAAAGGGATTTGGTCAACAGTGTTCATAGTCCTGTAATTAATTCTAAGAATGCTAAAAATGCTGGCAAGAAAAAAGGACTTGCAAATGATTTGAACAATTTGCCTGTCATCTCTAACATGGCAGCAGCTTTGGAAAACTGTGCTGTGACTGATGTCAATGCTGCAGCAGAAATGCCCAAGCTGGAGGCTGAAGGCATGATTGATAAAAAAGGTGTGAGTGACAAGGACAAAAGCAAGAAAGCAAACAGTGGGAAAGTTGACAAATCATTATCAAAGCCTAAGACTACTAGGCCTATCGCCCCagcacctcctcctcctcagctGATAGCCATACCTACTGCTACATTCACAGCCACTACCACTGGTACAATCCCAGGCTTGCCATCGCTGACAACCACTGTTGTCCAGGCAACACCAAAGAGCCCACCTTTAAAGCCCATTCAGCCAAAGCCTACAATTATGGGAGAGCCTAGCACTGTAAACCCAGCTTTGGTATCCctcaaagataaaaagaaaaaagaaaaaagacggtTAAAAGATAAAGAAGGAAAGGAGACTGGGAGTCCTAAGTTGGATGCAAAGCTGACAAAGATGGAAGACCCAAAGATTACTGGGAAAGATCTACCAGGACATTTTTTAAAGGAACATTTAAACAGAAGTGATGTACTTGCAAATGGATTATCAGAGTCTCAGGAGAGCAGGATGGCCAGCATTAAAGCAGAAGCTGATAAGGTGTATACCTTCACAGACAATGCACCCAGCCCTTCTATAGGGAGCTCTTCTAGGCTTGAGTGTAGTGGGCTTGTAAATGGACAATCCTCCATGGGCCCACTGCATGTTTTAACACAGAATGGTGGTGATGGGACCACTACTAAAACAAACAGTCCAGCCTATTCTGATATCTCAGATGCTGCTGATGATGGTGGTTCAGACAGTCGCTCAGAGGGAATGAGGTCAAAGACAAGTTCCCCATCAGAACTAGCCTCCAACAAAGAGAGTGTTGTCAAGAGCCTACCGTCAACACCAGTGCAAGCTTCCTCTGGTAAAGAGTCACAGTCTCCTTATTACCATGGATATGACCCCTATTATTCTCCCAGTTATGTGCACTCCGGACAGCCTAACACTGCTTCTGTTGGAAATGGTGGTACACCTCAAAGTAATAAATCTAAGAAGGAGGGTACAgaagaagagaatgaaaagaaggaaaaaacggAGGTATTGACATTGGACTCTAAAAAGAGTGAAATGATTAATTCAAATTTGCAGGCTCAGCACCAGTCAGTGATAACCCAGAGACATCCTGCATTAGCCCAGTCACTTTACTATGGACCATACACTTATGGACTTTATATGGACCAAAAGTCATTAATGGCAACAAATACAGCATATCGACAACAGTATGAGAAATACTATGAGGATCAGCGACTGGCAGAGCAAAAAATGTCTCAAAACAACAGAGAAGGTGAACGAAAAGCTGAGATCCAGCAAAAAGAGTCTAGCAAAGAAGACATTAAACAAAAGACTGTTCCTTCTGCCACAATATCAAAAGCGCCAGTCACTCCTGATTCAAACAAAAACTGCAACAGCAAAACTGGATCTGGGCAATCAAAGATAGATGATGGGAGCAAAGCACAGATGCTGGCAAACCAGCAGCAGCTGCAGTCAGAGAATTTTAAAGCCAAGCAAATGGAAAATCATCAACTCATTAAAGAAGCTGTGGAAATGAAATCCGTGATGGATTCAATGAAGCAAACTGGTGTAGATCCTACTCTGAGGTTCAAACAG GATCCAGAATCCAGATCTTGGCATCATTATGTTTACCAGCCAAAGTATATGGAGCCTCAGAAGCCTGAAGATCTTGATAAGAGGCCGAAAGATGACTGCACCAGTAAGACAATGGGAAAGGAAAGCCTCAATCTCCCAGTCTCTCTGAACACCGCAAAGGAGGAAACAAAAGACATCAAAAGACAAGACTCTCAATCTGTACCTTTGGAAGACACAAAGAAATCGGAAGATCGCAGAACACCAGTTGGTGGGAAAGATTCTCGAGGTGCTCGAGTTGCTGTCTCTTCACCTATGAGCCAACATCAATCATATATTCAGTACCAGCATCCTTATCCTTATTTGCAAATGTATGATCCCAATCATCCAGCCTACAGAGCTGTCTCTCCCGTCCTAATGCACAGTTACCCAG gTTTCCATTATCCAATATATGGGAAGATGGCTGGAAGAGAAGACGTTGAGAAAGCAAACACAAGCCCCAGCATAAGCACTAAACCAGCTTCTGAatcaaaagctttagatttgctCCAGCAACATGCCAATCAGTACCGCAGTAAATCTCCAATG CCTGCAGAGAAAGGCCCTTCTGAACGGGAGAGAGAAACTGAACGGGAGAGAGAACGCCATTCACCCTTTGCACGGCACCTACATACACATCACCACACGCATCTTGGAATGGGGTATCCACTTATACCAGGCCAATATGATCCTTATCCAG GTTTGACCTCTGCTGCCCTTGTTGCCAGTCAGCAGGTGGCTGCTCAGGCTACAGCATCTGGTATATTTCCTGCACAAaggag ggaATGA
- the znf608 gene encoding zinc finger protein 608 isoform X4, with protein sequence MRVVFLYSVDPLFTVPAPPPPISSSLPPQILPSYFLPSSTNISAPTEQLLVRTRSMGVNTCEVGVVTEPECLGPCEPGTSVNLEGIVWHETEEGVLVVNVTWRNKTYVGTLLDCTKHDWAPPRFCESPTSDLEMRGGRGRGKRARTVAANPPGMDPSFTEARGLQNKNRGGGNNGKGRRGSLNSGSGRRTPPNCTLEEIKITPASSSKRKNKPPMELDLNSSSEDTKSGKRVRTNSRSTPTTPQGKSEVSFLDQGCSSPVLIDCPHPNCNKKYKHINGLRYHQAHAHLDPENKLEFEQECDDKMSDSEETLGSVVLECTETSFGSVKGPNSPGSLSVTGTPKGKRDLVNSVHSPVINSKNAKNAGKKKGLANDLNNLPVISNMAAALENCAVTDVNAAAEMPKLEAEGMIDKKGVSDKDKSKKANSGKVDKSLSKPKTTRPIAPAPPPPQLIAIPTATFTATTTGTIPGLPSLTTTVVQATPKSPPLKPIQPKPTIMGEPSTVNPALVSLKDKKKKEKRRLKDKEGKETGSPKLDAKLTKMEDPKITGKDLPGHFLKEHLNRSDVLANGLSESQESRMASIKAEADKVYTFTDNAPSPSIGSSSRLECSGLVNGQSSMGPLHVLTQNGGDGTTTKTNSPAYSDISDAADDGGSDSRSEGMRSKTSSPSELASNKESVVKSLPSTPVQASSGKESQSPYYHGYDPYYSPSYVHSGQPNTASVGNGGTPQSNKSKKEGTEEENEKKEKTEVLTLDSKKSEMINSNLQAQHQSVITQRHPALAQSLYYGPYTYGLYMDQKSLMATNTAYRQQYEKYYEDQRLAEQKMSQNNREGERKAEIQQKESSKEDIKQKTVPSATISKAPVTPDSNKNCNSKTGSGQSKIDDGSKAQMLANQQQLQSENFKAKQMENHQLIKEAVEMKSVMDSMKQTGVDPTLRFKQDPESRSWHHYVYQPKYMEPQKPEDLDKRPKDDCTSKTMGKESLNLPVSLNTAKEETKDIKRQDSQSVPLEDTKKSEDRRTPVGGKDSRGARVAVSSPMSQHQSYIQYQHPYPYLQMYDPNHPAYRAVSPVLMHSYPGFHYPIYGKMAGREDVEKANTSPSISTKPASESKALDLLQQHANQYRSKSPMPAEKGPSERERETERERERHSPFARHLHTHHHTHLGMGYPLIPGQYDPYPGLTSAALVASQQVAAQATASGIFPAQRRE encoded by the exons GTGTCCTTGTGGTGAATGTAACTTGGAGAAACAAGACTTATGTGGGGACGCTGCTGGATTGCACAAAGCATGACTGGGCCCCTCCCAG GTTCTGTGAATCTCCAacaagtgaccttgaaatgcgaGGAGGACGTGGAAGAGGAAAGCGAGCTCGTACGGTAGCTGCCAATCCACCTGGAATGGATCCTAGTTTTACGGAAGCTAGGGGGCTTCAGAATAAGAACCGGGGTGGTGGTAACAATGGCAAAGGAAGGCGTGGGAGTTTGAACTCTGGTAGTGGGAGGAGAACTCCCCCAAACTGCACACTGGAAGAAATCAAGATCACTCCAGCTAGCAGTAGCAAGAGAAAAAACAAGCCACCCATGGAATTGGACCTCAATTCCAGTTCTGAAGATACAAAGTCAGGGAAACGGGTTAGAACAAACTCTAGGAGTACTCCGACTACTCCTCAAGGAAAGTCTGAAGTTTCCTTTTTGGATCAAGGCTGCTCCTCCCCAGTACTTATAGACTGCCCACACCCAAACTGCAACAAAAAATACAAGCACATTAATGGACTAAGATATCATCAGGCCCATGCACACTTGGATCCTGAAAATAAATTGGAATTTGAACAAGAGTGTGATGATAAAATGTCGGACTCTGAGGAAACTCTAGGCAGTGTTGTCCTAGAATGCACAGAGACTAGCTTTGGTTCTGTGAAAGGGCCTAATTCTCCTGGCAGCTTAAGTGTGACTGGAACACCTAAAGGCAAAAGGGATTTGGTCAACAGTGTTCATAGTCCTGTAATTAATTCTAAGAATGCTAAAAATGCTGGCAAGAAAAAAGGACTTGCAAATGATTTGAACAATTTGCCTGTCATCTCTAACATGGCAGCAGCTTTGGAAAACTGTGCTGTGACTGATGTCAATGCTGCAGCAGAAATGCCCAAGCTGGAGGCTGAAGGCATGATTGATAAAAAAGGTGTGAGTGACAAGGACAAAAGCAAGAAAGCAAACAGTGGGAAAGTTGACAAATCATTATCAAAGCCTAAGACTACTAGGCCTATCGCCCCagcacctcctcctcctcagctGATAGCCATACCTACTGCTACATTCACAGCCACTACCACTGGTACAATCCCAGGCTTGCCATCGCTGACAACCACTGTTGTCCAGGCAACACCAAAGAGCCCACCTTTAAAGCCCATTCAGCCAAAGCCTACAATTATGGGAGAGCCTAGCACTGTAAACCCAGCTTTGGTATCCctcaaagataaaaagaaaaaagaaaaaagacggtTAAAAGATAAAGAAGGAAAGGAGACTGGGAGTCCTAAGTTGGATGCAAAGCTGACAAAGATGGAAGACCCAAAGATTACTGGGAAAGATCTACCAGGACATTTTTTAAAGGAACATTTAAACAGAAGTGATGTACTTGCAAATGGATTATCAGAGTCTCAGGAGAGCAGGATGGCCAGCATTAAAGCAGAAGCTGATAAGGTGTATACCTTCACAGACAATGCACCCAGCCCTTCTATAGGGAGCTCTTCTAGGCTTGAGTGTAGTGGGCTTGTAAATGGACAATCCTCCATGGGCCCACTGCATGTTTTAACACAGAATGGTGGTGATGGGACCACTACTAAAACAAACAGTCCAGCCTATTCTGATATCTCAGATGCTGCTGATGATGGTGGTTCAGACAGTCGCTCAGAGGGAATGAGGTCAAAGACAAGTTCCCCATCAGAACTAGCCTCCAACAAAGAGAGTGTTGTCAAGAGCCTACCGTCAACACCAGTGCAAGCTTCCTCTGGTAAAGAGTCACAGTCTCCTTATTACCATGGATATGACCCCTATTATTCTCCCAGTTATGTGCACTCCGGACAGCCTAACACTGCTTCTGTTGGAAATGGTGGTACACCTCAAAGTAATAAATCTAAGAAGGAGGGTACAgaagaagagaatgaaaagaaggaaaaaacggAGGTATTGACATTGGACTCTAAAAAGAGTGAAATGATTAATTCAAATTTGCAGGCTCAGCACCAGTCAGTGATAACCCAGAGACATCCTGCATTAGCCCAGTCACTTTACTATGGACCATACACTTATGGACTTTATATGGACCAAAAGTCATTAATGGCAACAAATACAGCATATCGACAACAGTATGAGAAATACTATGAGGATCAGCGACTGGCAGAGCAAAAAATGTCTCAAAACAACAGAGAAGGTGAACGAAAAGCTGAGATCCAGCAAAAAGAGTCTAGCAAAGAAGACATTAAACAAAAGACTGTTCCTTCTGCCACAATATCAAAAGCGCCAGTCACTCCTGATTCAAACAAAAACTGCAACAGCAAAACTGGATCTGGGCAATCAAAGATAGATGATGGGAGCAAAGCACAGATGCTGGCAAACCAGCAGCAGCTGCAGTCAGAGAATTTTAAAGCCAAGCAAATGGAAAATCATCAACTCATTAAAGAAGCTGTGGAAATGAAATCCGTGATGGATTCAATGAAGCAAACTGGTGTAGATCCTACTCTGAGGTTCAAACAG GATCCAGAATCCAGATCTTGGCATCATTATGTTTACCAGCCAAAGTATATGGAGCCTCAGAAGCCTGAAGATCTTGATAAGAGGCCGAAAGATGACTGCACCAGTAAGACAATGGGAAAGGAAAGCCTCAATCTCCCAGTCTCTCTGAACACCGCAAAGGAGGAAACAAAAGACATCAAAAGACAAGACTCTCAATCTGTACCTTTGGAAGACACAAAGAAATCGGAAGATCGCAGAACACCAGTTGGTGGGAAAGATTCTCGAGGTGCTCGAGTTGCTGTCTCTTCACCTATGAGCCAACATCAATCATATATTCAGTACCAGCATCCTTATCCTTATTTGCAAATGTATGATCCCAATCATCCAGCCTACAGAGCTGTCTCTCCCGTCCTAATGCACAGTTACCCAG gTTTCCATTATCCAATATATGGGAAGATGGCTGGAAGAGAAGACGTTGAGAAAGCAAACACAAGCCCCAGCATAAGCACTAAACCAGCTTCTGAatcaaaagctttagatttgctCCAGCAACATGCCAATCAGTACCGCAGTAAATCTCCAATG CCTGCAGAGAAAGGCCCTTCTGAACGGGAGAGAGAAACTGAACGGGAGAGAGAACGCCATTCACCCTTTGCACGGCACCTACATACACATCACCACACGCATCTTGGAATGGGGTATCCACTTATACCAGGCCAATATGATCCTTATCCAG GTTTGACCTCTGCTGCCCTTGTTGCCAGTCAGCAGGTGGCTGCTCAGGCTACAGCATCTGGTATATTTCCTGCACAAaggag ggaATGA
- the znf608 gene encoding zinc finger protein 608 isoform X5, whose amino-acid sequence MVDPLFTVPAPPPPISSSLPPQILPSYFLPSSTNISAPTEQLLVRTRSMGVNTCEVGVVTEPECLGPCEPGTSVNLEGIVWHETEEGVLVVNVTWRNKTYVGTLLDCTKHDWAPPRFCESPTSDLEMRGGRGRGKRARTVAANPPGMDPSFTEARGLQNKNRGGGNNGKGRRGSLNSGSGRRTPPNCTLEEIKITPASSSKRKNKPPMELDLNSSSEDTKSGKRVRTNSRSTPTTPQGKSEVSFLDQGCSSPVLIDCPHPNCNKKYKHINGLRYHQAHAHLDPENKLEFEQECDDKMSDSEETLGSVVLECTETSFGSVKGPNSPGSLSVTGTPKGKRDLVNSVHSPVINSKNAKNAGKKKGLANDLNNLPVISNMAAALENCAVTDVNAAAEMPKLEAEGMIDKKGVSDKDKSKKANSGKVDKSLSKPKTTRPIAPAPPPPQLIAIPTATFTATTTGTIPGLPSLTTTVVQATPKSPPLKPIQPKPTIMGEPSTVNPALVSLKDKKKKEKRRLKDKEGKETGSPKLDAKLTKMEDPKITGKDLPGHFLKEHLNRSDVLANGLSESQESRMASIKAEADKVYTFTDNAPSPSIGSSSRLECSGLVNGQSSMGPLHVLTQNGGDGTTTKTNSPAYSDISDAADDGGSDSRSEGMRSKTSSPSELASNKESVVKSLPSTPVQASSGKESQSPYYHGYDPYYSPSYVHSGQPNTASVGNGGTPQSNKSKKEGTEEENEKKEKTEVLTLDSKKSEMINSNLQAQHQSVITQRHPALAQSLYYGPYTYGLYMDQKSLMATNTAYRQQYEKYYEDQRLAEQKMSQNNREGERKAEIQQKESSKEDIKQKTVPSATISKAPVTPDSNKNCNSKTGSGQSKIDDGSKAQMLANQQQLQSENFKAKQMENHQLIKEAVEMKSVMDSMKQTGVDPTLRFKQDPESRSWHHYVYQPKYMEPQKPEDLDKRPKDDCTSKTMGKESLNLPVSLNTAKEETKDIKRQDSQSVPLEDTKKSEDRRTPVGGKDSRGARVAVSSPMSQHQSYIQYQHPYPYLQMYDPNHPAYRAVSPVLMHSYPGFHYPIYGKMAGREDVEKANTSPSISTKPASESKALDLLQQHANQYRSKSPMPAEKGPSERERETERERERHSPFARHLHTHHHTHLGMGYPLIPGQYDPYPGLTSAALVASQQVAAQATASGIFPAQRRE is encoded by the exons GTGTCCTTGTGGTGAATGTAACTTGGAGAAACAAGACTTATGTGGGGACGCTGCTGGATTGCACAAAGCATGACTGGGCCCCTCCCAG GTTCTGTGAATCTCCAacaagtgaccttgaaatgcgaGGAGGACGTGGAAGAGGAAAGCGAGCTCGTACGGTAGCTGCCAATCCACCTGGAATGGATCCTAGTTTTACGGAAGCTAGGGGGCTTCAGAATAAGAACCGGGGTGGTGGTAACAATGGCAAAGGAAGGCGTGGGAGTTTGAACTCTGGTAGTGGGAGGAGAACTCCCCCAAACTGCACACTGGAAGAAATCAAGATCACTCCAGCTAGCAGTAGCAAGAGAAAAAACAAGCCACCCATGGAATTGGACCTCAATTCCAGTTCTGAAGATACAAAGTCAGGGAAACGGGTTAGAACAAACTCTAGGAGTACTCCGACTACTCCTCAAGGAAAGTCTGAAGTTTCCTTTTTGGATCAAGGCTGCTCCTCCCCAGTACTTATAGACTGCCCACACCCAAACTGCAACAAAAAATACAAGCACATTAATGGACTAAGATATCATCAGGCCCATGCACACTTGGATCCTGAAAATAAATTGGAATTTGAACAAGAGTGTGATGATAAAATGTCGGACTCTGAGGAAACTCTAGGCAGTGTTGTCCTAGAATGCACAGAGACTAGCTTTGGTTCTGTGAAAGGGCCTAATTCTCCTGGCAGCTTAAGTGTGACTGGAACACCTAAAGGCAAAAGGGATTTGGTCAACAGTGTTCATAGTCCTGTAATTAATTCTAAGAATGCTAAAAATGCTGGCAAGAAAAAAGGACTTGCAAATGATTTGAACAATTTGCCTGTCATCTCTAACATGGCAGCAGCTTTGGAAAACTGTGCTGTGACTGATGTCAATGCTGCAGCAGAAATGCCCAAGCTGGAGGCTGAAGGCATGATTGATAAAAAAGGTGTGAGTGACAAGGACAAAAGCAAGAAAGCAAACAGTGGGAAAGTTGACAAATCATTATCAAAGCCTAAGACTACTAGGCCTATCGCCCCagcacctcctcctcctcagctGATAGCCATACCTACTGCTACATTCACAGCCACTACCACTGGTACAATCCCAGGCTTGCCATCGCTGACAACCACTGTTGTCCAGGCAACACCAAAGAGCCCACCTTTAAAGCCCATTCAGCCAAAGCCTACAATTATGGGAGAGCCTAGCACTGTAAACCCAGCTTTGGTATCCctcaaagataaaaagaaaaaagaaaaaagacggtTAAAAGATAAAGAAGGAAAGGAGACTGGGAGTCCTAAGTTGGATGCAAAGCTGACAAAGATGGAAGACCCAAAGATTACTGGGAAAGATCTACCAGGACATTTTTTAAAGGAACATTTAAACAGAAGTGATGTACTTGCAAATGGATTATCAGAGTCTCAGGAGAGCAGGATGGCCAGCATTAAAGCAGAAGCTGATAAGGTGTATACCTTCACAGACAATGCACCCAGCCCTTCTATAGGGAGCTCTTCTAGGCTTGAGTGTAGTGGGCTTGTAAATGGACAATCCTCCATGGGCCCACTGCATGTTTTAACACAGAATGGTGGTGATGGGACCACTACTAAAACAAACAGTCCAGCCTATTCTGATATCTCAGATGCTGCTGATGATGGTGGTTCAGACAGTCGCTCAGAGGGAATGAGGTCAAAGACAAGTTCCCCATCAGAACTAGCCTCCAACAAAGAGAGTGTTGTCAAGAGCCTACCGTCAACACCAGTGCAAGCTTCCTCTGGTAAAGAGTCACAGTCTCCTTATTACCATGGATATGACCCCTATTATTCTCCCAGTTATGTGCACTCCGGACAGCCTAACACTGCTTCTGTTGGAAATGGTGGTACACCTCAAAGTAATAAATCTAAGAAGGAGGGTACAgaagaagagaatgaaaagaaggaaaaaacggAGGTATTGACATTGGACTCTAAAAAGAGTGAAATGATTAATTCAAATTTGCAGGCTCAGCACCAGTCAGTGATAACCCAGAGACATCCTGCATTAGCCCAGTCACTTTACTATGGACCATACACTTATGGACTTTATATGGACCAAAAGTCATTAATGGCAACAAATACAGCATATCGACAACAGTATGAGAAATACTATGAGGATCAGCGACTGGCAGAGCAAAAAATGTCTCAAAACAACAGAGAAGGTGAACGAAAAGCTGAGATCCAGCAAAAAGAGTCTAGCAAAGAAGACATTAAACAAAAGACTGTTCCTTCTGCCACAATATCAAAAGCGCCAGTCACTCCTGATTCAAACAAAAACTGCAACAGCAAAACTGGATCTGGGCAATCAAAGATAGATGATGGGAGCAAAGCACAGATGCTGGCAAACCAGCAGCAGCTGCAGTCAGAGAATTTTAAAGCCAAGCAAATGGAAAATCATCAACTCATTAAAGAAGCTGTGGAAATGAAATCCGTGATGGATTCAATGAAGCAAACTGGTGTAGATCCTACTCTGAGGTTCAAACAG GATCCAGAATCCAGATCTTGGCATCATTATGTTTACCAGCCAAAGTATATGGAGCCTCAGAAGCCTGAAGATCTTGATAAGAGGCCGAAAGATGACTGCACCAGTAAGACAATGGGAAAGGAAAGCCTCAATCTCCCAGTCTCTCTGAACACCGCAAAGGAGGAAACAAAAGACATCAAAAGACAAGACTCTCAATCTGTACCTTTGGAAGACACAAAGAAATCGGAAGATCGCAGAACACCAGTTGGTGGGAAAGATTCTCGAGGTGCTCGAGTTGCTGTCTCTTCACCTATGAGCCAACATCAATCATATATTCAGTACCAGCATCCTTATCCTTATTTGCAAATGTATGATCCCAATCATCCAGCCTACAGAGCTGTCTCTCCCGTCCTAATGCACAGTTACCCAG gTTTCCATTATCCAATATATGGGAAGATGGCTGGAAGAGAAGACGTTGAGAAAGCAAACACAAGCCCCAGCATAAGCACTAAACCAGCTTCTGAatcaaaagctttagatttgctCCAGCAACATGCCAATCAGTACCGCAGTAAATCTCCAATG CCTGCAGAGAAAGGCCCTTCTGAACGGGAGAGAGAAACTGAACGGGAGAGAGAACGCCATTCACCCTTTGCACGGCACCTACATACACATCACCACACGCATCTTGGAATGGGGTATCCACTTATACCAGGCCAATATGATCCTTATCCAG GTTTGACCTCTGCTGCCCTTGTTGCCAGTCAGCAGGTGGCTGCTCAGGCTACAGCATCTGGTATATTTCCTGCACAAaggag ggaATGA